A genomic region of Cannabis sativa cultivar Pink pepper isolate KNU-18-1 chromosome 1, ASM2916894v1, whole genome shotgun sequence contains the following coding sequences:
- the LOC115706617 gene encoding uncharacterized protein LOC115706617 → MLGDSANRFEWNAEEKCIVSDKNVFDEWVKSHPSAKGLRYKSFPHYDELIVVFAIAKNGATEEGATAKGLPNMVEEIAKDIENDNIEITSNPLDALDGVASASQTSSRSDSSISGKMNRKRFRSEDALVCLLIDAVKQWSKIHAASCESIARLANCFQHHADAADRRMRLFSELKKINGLTNTQRVRVGKLLVQNQAITDYFFSLDDEFKHALLVQLLE, encoded by the exons ATGTTGGGGGATTCTGCTAATAGATTTGAATGGAATGCAGAGGAAAAGTGTATTGTGTCTGACAAAAATGTGTTTGATGAATGGGTTAag AGTCATCCAAGTGCCAAAGGTTTAAGATACAAGTCCTTTCCTCATTATGATGAGTTAATAGTTGTATTTGCAATTGCAAAGAATGGAGCTACTGAAGAAGGTGCCACTGCAAAGGGATTGCCTAACATGGTTGAAGAAATTGCTAAAGATATTGAGAATGATAACATTGAAATTACTTCCAATCCATTGGACGCGTTGGATGGTGTTGCCAGCGCTAGTCAGACTAGCTCACGTTCAGACTCATCAATATCAGGTAAAATGAATAGGAAGAGATTTAGGAGTGAAGATGCATTAGTTTGCTTGTTGATTGATGCAGTAAAACAATGGAGTAAGATCCATGCGGCTTCTTGTGAGAGCATTGCCAGACTTGCCAATTGTTTTCAACATCACGCTGACGCTGCTGACAGGAGGATGAGATTATTTAGTGAACTTAAAAAGATCAATGGATTGACAAATACACAACGAGTAAGAGTTGGGAAACTTCTTGTTCAAAATCAAGCTATTACTGACTATTTCTTTAGTTTGGATGATGAGTTCAAACATGCA